A genomic window from Nocardioides rotundus includes:
- a CDS encoding helix-turn-helix transcriptional regulator: MTPPRLRVAVMPTAMTRTCYELARSMQRSSRPVEISLELGWATLLNLQRLVDGDLDALVVTGRLGDARVRQREVGVVGSALYLDEEHPLAAARSVRLPEALAQPTFRRPEGVDERWHAGWLMTALRGGEPTYSSGPGADELDVQRIIGTGRATGIAPTTWCRRPGIVALPIVDADPVPVLVATRPEPESPELDGFLSGLTARQHVAGSLSMAERRVVSLVADGLSNREIAAALHLSVRTVESHVSSALRRRGARSRTDLVAAWWHGEDPVGAGS; encoded by the coding sequence GTGACGCCGCCCCGGCTGCGTGTGGCGGTCATGCCGACCGCGATGACCCGGACCTGCTATGAGCTGGCCCGGTCGATGCAGCGCTCCAGCCGACCCGTCGAGATCTCCCTGGAGCTGGGCTGGGCCACCCTGCTCAACCTGCAGCGCCTGGTCGACGGCGACCTGGACGCGCTGGTCGTCACCGGTCGCCTGGGCGACGCCCGGGTACGCCAGCGGGAGGTGGGCGTCGTGGGTTCGGCTCTCTACCTGGACGAGGAGCATCCGCTGGCGGCCGCCCGTTCGGTGCGCCTGCCCGAGGCACTGGCGCAGCCGACCTTCCGACGTCCCGAGGGGGTCGACGAGCGCTGGCATGCCGGCTGGCTGATGACCGCGCTGCGCGGCGGGGAGCCGACGTACTCCAGCGGACCGGGCGCCGACGAGCTCGACGTGCAGCGGATCATCGGGACTGGCCGCGCGACCGGGATCGCGCCCACCACCTGGTGCCGGCGGCCGGGCATCGTCGCGCTGCCGATCGTCGACGCCGACCCGGTGCCGGTGCTGGTCGCGACCCGGCCCGAACCGGAGTCGCCGGAGCTGGACGGGTTCCTGAGCGGCCTGACCGCCCGGCAGCACGTCGCCGGGTCGCTCAGCATGGCCGAGCGACGAGTGGTGAGCCTGGTCGCCGACGGTCTGTCGAACCGGGAGATCGCCGCCGCCCTCCATCTCTCGGTCCGCACCGTCGAGTCCCATGTCTCCTCCGCGCTGCGCCGTCGCGGCGCCCGGTCCCGGACCGACCTGGTGGCGGCCTGGTGGCACGGCGAGGACCCGGTCGGCGCCGGGTCGTGA
- a CDS encoding protein adenylyltransferase SelO yields the protein MRWPFDDSYARDLTGLYADVSPTPVAEPRLLALNEPLAADLGLDVPALRTPDGVPVLAGNAVPEESHPIAEAYAGHQFGQFAGVLGDGRAVLLGELADTTGTRRDLALKGSGRTPFSRGGDGRAAIGPVLREYLVSEAMHALGIPTTRSLAAVATGEVVLRQPPEPGAVLTRVASSHLRVGTFELVRVTGDPEHVRRLAAYARERHFPDIATYDEDPLALLSAVAEQQASLIAQWLAVGFIHGVMNTDNMAISGETIDYGPCAFLEAHDPHAVFSSIDGQGRYRYGAQPSIAAWNLARLAECLIAPLGEDGGPVAVEDATQRLHAFVEQVRAEHSDLMIRKIGLAERAEGDEELVADLLTRMEKDRLDHTLTFRRLARVLRGEAEAARGHALDLAAWDEWQERWLTRVGGSAEERTATAEAMDAINPLYIPRNHLVEEALEAARKDDLEPFEALLAAVRDPFTERPGLERYAEPAPAGFIDTYRTFCGT from the coding sequence ATGCGCTGGCCCTTCGACGACAGCTACGCCCGCGACCTGACCGGGCTCTACGCCGACGTCTCCCCCACCCCGGTCGCCGAGCCGCGACTGCTGGCGTTGAACGAGCCACTGGCCGCCGACCTCGGCCTGGACGTGCCCGCGCTGCGGACGCCGGACGGGGTCCCCGTACTCGCCGGGAACGCCGTACCCGAGGAATCACATCCGATCGCCGAGGCCTACGCCGGACACCAGTTCGGCCAGTTCGCCGGCGTCCTCGGCGACGGCCGGGCCGTGCTGCTCGGGGAGCTCGCCGACACCACGGGCACGCGCCGCGACCTGGCGCTCAAGGGGTCGGGGCGCACCCCGTTCTCCCGCGGCGGCGACGGTCGCGCGGCCATCGGCCCGGTGCTGCGGGAGTACCTCGTCAGCGAGGCCATGCACGCCCTCGGCATCCCCACCACCCGCTCGCTGGCGGCGGTGGCGACCGGCGAGGTCGTGCTCCGGCAGCCGCCCGAGCCGGGGGCGGTGCTGACTCGGGTGGCCTCCTCCCACCTGCGGGTCGGGACGTTCGAGCTGGTGCGGGTGACCGGCGACCCCGAGCACGTGCGCCGGCTGGCGGCCTACGCGCGCGAGCGGCACTTCCCCGACATCGCGACCTACGACGAGGACCCGCTCGCCCTGCTCAGCGCGGTGGCCGAGCAGCAGGCGAGCCTGATCGCGCAGTGGCTCGCCGTGGGCTTCATCCACGGGGTGATGAACACCGACAACATGGCGATCTCCGGGGAGACCATCGACTACGGCCCGTGCGCGTTCCTCGAGGCGCACGACCCGCACGCCGTCTTCAGCTCGATCGACGGCCAGGGCCGCTACCGGTACGGCGCCCAGCCGAGCATCGCCGCCTGGAACCTCGCTCGTCTTGCCGAGTGCCTGATCGCCCCGCTCGGCGAGGACGGCGGCCCGGTCGCGGTCGAGGACGCCACCCAGCGACTGCACGCCTTCGTCGAGCAGGTTCGGGCCGAGCACTCGGACCTGATGATCCGCAAGATCGGCCTGGCCGAGCGCGCCGAGGGAGACGAGGAGCTGGTCGCCGACCTGCTCACCCGGATGGAGAAGGACCGGCTCGACCACACCCTGACCTTCCGCCGCCTCGCCCGGGTGCTGCGCGGCGAGGCCGAGGCCGCCCGCGGGCACGCCCTCGACCTGGCCGCCTGGGACGAGTGGCAGGAGCGCTGGCTGACGCGCGTCGGGGGGAGCGCGGAGGAGCGCACGGCGACCGCGGAGGCGATGGACGCGATCAACCCGCTCTACATCCCGCGCAACCACCTGGTCGAGGAGGCGCTGGAGGCCGCACGCAAGGACGACCTGGAGCCGTTCGAGGCGCTGCTGGCCGCCGTACGCGATCCCTTCACCGAGCGGCCCGGCCTGGAGAGGTACGCCGAGCCCGCGCCGGCCGGGTTCATCGACACCTACCGGACCTTCTGCGGGACCTGA